GGAGCTCGACCTGATACACGACGAGGTGGGCATTACCTTCCTCTATGTGACCCATGACCAGGGCGAGGCCATGAGCCTGAGCGACCGCATCGCGGTCATGAACCTCGGCGTGATCGAGCAGACCGGAACGCCGGCGGAGATCTATGAGGCGCCTCGAAGCAGTTTTGTGGCCGCCTTTATCGGTGATACGAATTTCTTCGAAGGGCGGGTGGCCGAGATTGTCAATCCGGAATACAGCCGGCTTGCCCTCGATGGGTTTCCCGACGTCCTCTGCTTTAATGACAAGCACATTTCACTGGGCAATTCGGTCAATCTGAGCATCCGTCCCGAAAAGTTCCACATATCCCGCGAGCGGCCCCAGTTGAGCGCCAAGCACAACATTGTGCCGGGCATCGTTGAAGACGTCATCTACCAGGGACTGATGACGAAATACTGGGTGCGGGTGCAGGAATACCGGCTCTCCGTGGTGCAGCAGCACAGCCGGTTCCTTCTTGATGAAAAGCCGATCCGCTGGGAGGAACAGGTGTGGATCTCCTGGCATGCCGATGACGGCTTCATGCTGGAGCGTTACAGCGAGTCCGACGAGCAACTGGTGGCACTGCCGCCGGAAACCATCGGTGAACTCAATGGTGAGGTGGAGAGTGATGAACAGTAACGGCCGGCAATTGAAGGAGCCGAACAACTACGGGCCGTCCGCCGGCGAGCTGATGGTGACGCTTCCCTCGTTTTTGTGGCTTCTGATCCTGTTCCTGATACCGACACTCATCATCTTTGCCATCACGTTCAGACCGACGGACCCATACGGGGGCGTCGGCGCCGGCTGGACCCTTGAAACATTGCGGAGCCTGGGAAACCCCAACTATCCCGCGATCATCTGGCGCACGGTGTGGTTGAGCGTCGTTACCACCGCCGTGTGCATTCTCTTCGCCACACCTGTGGGATATTACATGGCACGGGCAGGGGAACGCTGGCGGCGGACGCTCCTCCTGCTGGTCATCATTCCCTTCTGGACGAGCTTCCTCATCCGGATATTCGCGTGGAAAGTGCTCCTCCACCCCGAGGGTCTGATCAAGAAATGCCTGGCCTTTTTTCAGTTCGTGGACGCCGGTACCTCCCTCCTGTATAATCCCTGGGCGGTGCTTCTCGTCATGGTATACTCATTTCTTCCCTTTGCCATTCTCCCGATCTACGCGGCGGCGGAGAAATTCGATTTTCACCTGATCGAGGCGGCCAGGGACCTGGGCGCCAGGCAGTGGCAGGGATTTTACCGGATATTCCTTCCGGGGGTCCGGCGGGGGATCCTGACGGCGGTTCTGGTGGTCTTCATTCCCGCCCTGGGTTCCTACCTGATACCCGACATCGTGGGAGGTGCCGATGCGGAAATGATCGGCAACAAGATCGC
This DNA window, taken from Deltaproteobacteria bacterium, encodes the following:
- a CDS encoding ABC transporter ATP-binding protein encodes the protein MANFLEFQDVSKHFGSIRAVDHVSLSIGQGEFFSLLGPSGCGKTTLLRILAGFERPDSGRVILNGEDITSLPPNRRKVNTIFQSYALFPHLTVRENIAFGLKLEKRPKREIENEVDRMLALVQMEDQAQKYPEKISGGQKQRVAIARALIKRPRVLLLDEPLAALDLKLRQRMLMELDLIHDEVGITFLYVTHDQGEAMSLSDRIAVMNLGVIEQTGTPAEIYEAPRSSFVAAFIGDTNFFEGRVAEIVNPEYSRLALDGFPDVLCFNDKHISLGNSVNLSIRPEKFHISRERPQLSAKHNIVPGIVEDVIYQGLMTKYWVRVQEYRLSVVQQHSRFLLDEKPIRWEEQVWISWHADDGFMLERYSESDEQLVALPPETIGELNGEVESDEQ
- a CDS encoding ABC transporter permease, with the translated sequence MNSNGRQLKEPNNYGPSAGELMVTLPSFLWLLILFLIPTLIIFAITFRPTDPYGGVGAGWTLETLRSLGNPNYPAIIWRTVWLSVVTTAVCILFATPVGYYMARAGERWRRTLLLLVIIPFWTSFLIRIFAWKVLLHPEGLIKKCLAFFQFVDAGTSLLYNPWAVLLVMVYSFLPFAILPIYAAAEKFDFHLIEAARDLGARQWQGFYRIFLPGVRRGILTAVLVVFIPALGSYLIPDIVGGADAEMIGNKIAQRVFVDRNLPHASGLSALLTLAVFLPMAAVVFMQKRREKPETIVKESA